From the uncultured Trichococcus sp. genome, one window contains:
- a CDS encoding restriction endonuclease FokI C-terminal domain-containing protein, which yields MSSIINYWWVTRPKRKLNSVPEVLAAVASVSLDNEWGGQRNTHLSVEEALEVYSLKRVGERRDHGGSGGRTYMAWLKSLGLIFTQKSTGLLKLTLAGEAILAGEPPVEILKHQILKYQFPSAFSTNRNINVNPRFKIRPFRFLLRLLNDPQISYLTQEEIAKVVIVNAENESEVCYQGVVKRLTDFRTYGDASLDSDFFIKYAPSRGKINFDKPYNYLNDIANTLINWIEYTQLAIREDSKLVLLDEKVNEVNTILGVTPPFIERPDQDEFFQRKYGVDPKHTKDNRNLTNSRTITDQMLAEQRITQSFISESLKYPVNKIDDKIIANVSHSSGFDHKIVEQVLLRKYPHGAIGSFMTNYFEMAFKGRDEATDFEVATVEIFNDVFGMRAEHVGPIGLTPDVLVISDDVGYVGIIDNKAYSKYSITNDHKNRMIYNYIPRFQKESYPLAFFTYIAGGFGKNIDLQLREISSSTSIAGSAINVSNMIQLVQDHNQKNIDQFKLKDMFGLNRQIYKEDISLLSE from the coding sequence GTGTCTTCTATCATTAACTATTGGTGGGTTACTAGACCCAAACGTAAATTAAATTCTGTTCCCGAAGTTTTAGCGGCTGTTGCTAGTGTTTCTTTGGATAACGAATGGGGTGGTCAAAGAAATACACATCTTAGCGTTGAAGAAGCATTAGAAGTCTATAGCTTAAAAAGAGTAGGAGAACGAAGAGATCATGGTGGTAGTGGGGGAAGAACCTACATGGCTTGGCTCAAAAGCCTTGGTTTGATATTCACCCAAAAATCGACTGGATTATTAAAATTGACTTTAGCAGGTGAAGCTATTCTTGCAGGCGAACCTCCTGTTGAAATATTGAAACATCAGATACTTAAGTACCAATTTCCATCAGCATTTTCAACCAACAGAAACATCAATGTTAACCCCAGATTTAAAATTAGACCGTTTAGGTTTTTATTACGTTTGTTGAATGACCCACAGATTAGCTACCTTACTCAAGAAGAAATTGCAAAGGTAGTTATCGTTAATGCAGAAAATGAATCGGAAGTTTGCTATCAAGGAGTTGTTAAAAGACTTACAGATTTCAGAACTTACGGTGATGCTTCTCTTGATAGTGATTTTTTTATTAAATACGCTCCTAGTAGAGGTAAAATTAATTTCGATAAACCTTATAACTACTTAAATGATATTGCAAATACTCTCATAAATTGGATTGAATACACTCAACTTGCTATACGTGAGGATAGTAAATTAGTTCTCCTCGATGAAAAAGTTAATGAGGTCAACACCATTTTGGGTGTTACACCACCTTTCATCGAAAGACCTGATCAGGACGAGTTTTTTCAAAGAAAATATGGTGTTGACCCAAAACACACTAAAGATAACAGAAACCTTACTAACAGTCGGACTATAACTGATCAGATGCTCGCTGAGCAAAGAATTACTCAATCTTTTATTTCAGAATCCTTAAAATATCCTGTTAATAAAATCGATGATAAAATTATTGCGAATGTTTCACATTCTAGCGGGTTTGATCATAAAATTGTCGAACAAGTTCTCTTAAGAAAGTATCCACATGGAGCTATTGGTTCGTTTATGACTAATTACTTTGAAATGGCTTTTAAGGGTAGAGATGAGGCTACCGATTTTGAAGTTGCTACGGTTGAAATATTTAATGATGTTTTTGGAATGAGAGCTGAGCACGTTGGCCCTATCGGTTTAACACCTGATGTTTTAGTAATTTCGGATGATGTGGGCTATGTAGGTATTATAGACAACAAAGCTTACAGTAAGTATTCAATTACTAACGACCATAAGAATCGTATGATATACAACTATATACCTAGATTTCAAAAGGAATCGTATCCACTTGCTTTCTTTACTTACATTGCTGGAGGTTTTGGCAAGAACATTGACCTTCAGTTAAGAGAAATTTCTTCATCTACGAGTATTGCGGGAAGTGCCATAAATGTTTCCAACATGATTCAACTCGTACAAGATCATAACCAAAAGAACATTGATCAATTCAAATTAAAAGATATGTTTGGTTTAAATAGACAAATATATAAAGAAGATATTTCATTGTTATCAGAATGA
- the dcm gene encoding DNA (cytosine-5-)-methyltransferase yields MTVFKLGELFCGPGGIAYGATHATIDNKDFKIVHEWANDYDANTCETYRYNIARHNPDSVICGDVRELDIESLSPINALAFGFPCNDFSVVGEQKGFEGDFGPLYTYGVRALRKFQPDWFFAENVGGLASANKGSAFEKILLDLQEVGYRVYPHLYKFEQYGVPQARHRIIIIGIRNDLPFEFMPPSPDLYSHLDNTSKYAIENPPIPADALNNELTRQSTVVVERLKHIKPGQNAFTATLPEELQLNVKGAKISQIYKRLDPNKPAYTVTGSGGGGTHIYHYEEPRALTNRERARLQTFPDTYFFKGTKESVRKQIGMAVPPMGAKIIFEAVLKTFAGIPYEGVPCNIKL; encoded by the coding sequence ATGACTGTTTTTAAGTTAGGGGAACTTTTCTGCGGCCCCGGTGGTATCGCCTATGGTGCTACTCATGCTACTATTGATAACAAAGATTTTAAGATTGTCCACGAATGGGCTAATGATTACGATGCTAATACTTGCGAAACTTACCGATATAATATTGCTAGACATAACCCGGATTCTGTCATTTGTGGTGATGTTAGGGAGCTAGACATTGAATCATTATCACCAATAAATGCCTTAGCCTTTGGTTTCCCTTGCAATGATTTCTCTGTTGTTGGCGAGCAAAAGGGTTTTGAAGGTGACTTCGGACCGCTTTATACATATGGCGTAAGAGCTTTAAGAAAATTCCAACCAGATTGGTTCTTTGCAGAAAACGTAGGTGGTTTAGCTAGTGCCAATAAAGGCAGTGCTTTTGAGAAAATTCTTTTGGATCTTCAAGAAGTAGGCTACAGAGTTTATCCACACCTCTACAAGTTTGAACAATATGGTGTCCCACAAGCCAGACATAGGATCATTATCATAGGTATTAGAAACGACTTACCTTTTGAATTCATGCCTCCTAGTCCAGATTTGTATAGCCATCTTGATAACACTTCAAAATATGCAATTGAAAACCCTCCGATACCAGCGGATGCTTTAAATAACGAGTTGACCAGACAGTCTACGGTTGTGGTTGAAAGATTAAAGCATATTAAACCAGGTCAAAATGCTTTTACTGCCACCTTGCCAGAAGAACTGCAATTAAACGTTAAAGGTGCAAAAATAAGCCAAATTTACAAACGTCTTGACCCTAATAAACCCGCTTATACTGTTACTGGTTCTGGTGGCGGTGGTACCCACATTTATCATTATGAAGAACCTAGAGCCTTAACAAACAGGGAGAGAGCCAGATTGCAAACTTTCCCTGACACATACTTCTTTAAGGGTACTAAGGAGAGCGTCAGAAAGCAAATTGGTATGGCTGTTCCTCCTATGGGGGCTAAGATTATTTTTGAAGCTGTTTTGAAAACTTTTGCAGGTATTCCGTATGAAGGAGTTCCTTGTAACATCAAATTATAG
- a CDS encoding very short patch repair endonuclease, giving the protein MDKITAEQRSVVMSRIKSKSHLEDTVAHELFKRGLRYRRNNRKLVGTPDISIQKYKVVIFIDSCFWHSCPLHGNRPKNNVEFWNKKLDRNIEKATEVNAYYKEHGWHIMRVWEHDLKEDYEGTIERIETFIREAKN; this is encoded by the coding sequence ATGGATAAGATAACTGCAGAACAACGGAGCGTGGTTATGAGCAGAATAAAGTCAAAATCACATTTGGAAGACACAGTAGCACACGAGTTATTCAAGCGTGGTCTACGATATAGAAGGAACAATCGGAAGTTAGTGGGAACACCTGACATATCGATTCAAAAGTATAAAGTGGTAATCTTTATCGACTCCTGCTTTTGGCATAGTTGTCCTCTGCATGGGAATCGCCCGAAGAATAATGTGGAGTTTTGGAATAAGAAATTGGATCGGAATATAGAAAAGGCAACAGAGGTTAATGCTTATTACAAAGAACATGGTTGGCATATAATGCGAGTATGGGAACATGACTTGAAGGAAGACTATGAGGGAACTATAGAAAGAATAGAAACATTTATAAGGGAAGCGAAAAATTAA
- a CDS encoding Cof-type HAD-IIB family hydrolase gives MTKVELVFSDIDGTLLDSKHEVSPEASQIIQDLVKQGTKIILASARPPGAMVSIADEVRLSSPLVCFNGALITQYTEGSFVDLYSLTLERPDALQLYQAVSTKFPEISFNIYSGDRWYVEREDEWVKQEAAITKMDPEAISMDYFLNEQFPVHKILCMGSPDDIQQLEDELAGANLSNISYYRSKDTYLEIVNNQVSKLGALHFLCEKYGVELENTLAIGDNFNDMPMIIHAGKGIAMGNAPDEVKQAADCVTDTNDENGFYKALVKSFG, from the coding sequence ATGACAAAGGTTGAGTTGGTATTCAGCGATATAGATGGCACGTTGTTGGATTCTAAGCATGAGGTTTCACCCGAAGCCAGCCAAATCATTCAAGACTTGGTGAAACAAGGCACGAAAATCATTTTGGCATCCGCCAGACCGCCAGGAGCAATGGTTTCCATCGCCGATGAAGTCCGTTTGTCTTCACCACTGGTATGCTTTAACGGAGCGCTGATCACACAATATACAGAAGGGTCGTTTGTTGATCTGTACAGTCTGACTTTAGAGCGACCGGACGCACTACAACTCTATCAAGCAGTATCCACAAAGTTTCCGGAAATAAGCTTTAATATCTATTCCGGCGATCGATGGTACGTTGAAAGAGAAGATGAGTGGGTCAAGCAGGAAGCGGCAATCACCAAAATGGATCCGGAAGCAATCTCAATGGACTATTTCCTGAACGAGCAATTTCCTGTCCACAAAATCCTGTGCATGGGAAGTCCGGATGATATTCAACAACTGGAGGATGAGCTGGCAGGGGCAAACTTATCAAACATTTCCTACTACCGATCAAAAGACACCTATTTGGAAATCGTCAACAATCAGGTATCAAAGCTGGGGGCACTTCACTTTTTGTGCGAAAAATATGGTGTTGAATTGGAAAATACTCTAGCAATCGGGGACAATTTCAACGATATGCCGATGATCATACACGCTGGCAAAGGAATCGCAATGGGCAACGCTCCTGACGAAGTCAAACAAGCTGCTGATTGCGTAACGGACACCAATGATGAGAATGGGTTTTACAAGGCTTTGGTGAAGAGTTTTGGATAA
- a CDS encoding DeoR/GlpR family DNA-binding transcription regulator, producing the protein MMYQEERIQQMQQLLEERKRLSKKEIMEAFQISSDTARRDILEFLKTGMAVRTHGGIMLAEDSPKILSFGERTGIHKPEKEKMAERVFEEIPENSTLFLDVSTTLLLAAQKLNKKCTVYTHSLDNAFALGMNPKIKVHLLGGEFNSEDRFFFSVRSLEEIDSIKFDICFIGAASLEKEGIFFKEPNNALIKQKVVKQSRQVVLVAENQKFTKEAQYKGVNYKDIDSFITDEALAPKQQAYFEDQTEIIFEEETV; encoded by the coding sequence ATGATGTACCAAGAAGAGCGCATCCAGCAGATGCAACAGCTGTTGGAGGAGAGAAAAAGACTTTCCAAAAAAGAGATAATGGAAGCATTCCAGATTTCGTCTGACACTGCGCGTCGTGATATCCTGGAATTCCTGAAAACCGGAATGGCTGTCCGTACGCATGGAGGCATTATGTTAGCGGAAGACAGCCCAAAGATACTCAGTTTTGGGGAGCGGACAGGCATACATAAACCTGAAAAAGAAAAAATGGCTGAGAGAGTGTTTGAAGAAATACCAGAAAACAGCACGCTATTTTTGGATGTCTCGACTACGTTATTATTAGCAGCGCAGAAACTGAACAAAAAGTGTACGGTATATACGCATTCTCTGGACAATGCTTTTGCATTGGGAATGAATCCTAAAATAAAGGTTCACCTTTTGGGCGGAGAGTTCAATTCTGAAGATCGGTTTTTCTTTTCGGTCCGAAGTTTGGAAGAAATCGATTCGATAAAATTTGATATTTGTTTTATCGGCGCCGCAAGTTTGGAGAAAGAGGGCATCTTTTTTAAAGAACCGAATAATGCCTTGATCAAGCAAAAAGTGGTAAAACAAAGCCGACAAGTGGTATTGGTTGCTGAAAACCAGAAATTCACCAAAGAAGCGCAGTATAAAGGCGTAAATTACAAGGACATCGATAGCTTCATTACAGATGAAGCTTTGGCGCCAAAACAGCAGGCTTATTTCGAAGATCAAACCGAGATCATCTTTGAGGAGGAAACGGTATGA
- a CDS encoding Cof-type HAD-IIB family hydrolase has translation MIKLIALDLDGTLLNSDHGISEANKEMIQVHKERGCRFVLCTGRPFIGITAIIEALGLEGQGYAVSFNGSVIHDLASNEIVHNRPLPFQDLLEIDRLSHAIGVDYHIQSTAGIFTTNHDINVHTAFDSWLNGSRINVRKLEDLQSTAINKVLFVSEPARLDQKIAEVPDHFRSKYNLMKSLDCFFEFLDKRANKGTALNVVADRLGILPEEVMAIGDNDNDVSMLAYAGIGVAMGNGSEKAKATADFVTKSNDEDGVAYALEKWAN, from the coding sequence ATGATAAAATTGATCGCATTGGACTTGGATGGCACTCTTCTGAATTCAGACCATGGCATATCGGAAGCGAACAAAGAAATGATACAAGTACACAAGGAGCGCGGTTGCAGATTCGTGCTTTGCACCGGCAGACCGTTTATCGGCATCACAGCCATCATCGAAGCGTTGGGGTTGGAAGGGCAGGGCTATGCCGTCAGTTTTAACGGCTCGGTGATCCATGATTTGGCCAGCAACGAAATCGTCCACAATCGTCCGCTGCCTTTTCAGGATTTATTGGAAATAGACCGGCTCAGCCACGCAATCGGCGTGGATTACCACATCCAGAGCACGGCCGGCATCTTCACCACAAACCACGACATCAATGTGCATACCGCCTTCGACAGCTGGCTGAACGGATCGCGCATCAATGTGAGGAAGCTTGAGGATCTGCAGAGCACTGCCATCAACAAAGTGCTTTTTGTCTCGGAACCAGCCCGGTTGGATCAAAAAATTGCGGAGGTGCCCGATCACTTCCGCAGCAAATACAACCTGATGAAAAGTCTGGATTGCTTTTTTGAATTTTTGGACAAGCGGGCGAATAAAGGGACCGCTTTGAATGTAGTCGCGGATAGACTCGGGATCCTTCCGGAAGAGGTCATGGCGATCGGCGACAACGACAATGACGTGTCCATGCTCGCTTACGCAGGCATAGGTGTCGCGATGGGCAATGGTTCCGAAAAGGCGAAGGCGACAGCTGATTTCGTCACTAAATCCAACGATGAAGACGGGGTTGCCTACGCGCTGGAGAAGTGGGCGAATTGA
- a CDS encoding ROK family protein has protein sequence MAKKMIGIDIGGTEIKFALIDVYGNISKKWKIKTETADNGNHIPNAIIRAINEEILNGTDGTKDIIGIGIGVPGPISQNGELVVKAVNLGWSDMPLKLVIEKELQLPVILLNDANAAALGEMWKGAARGKANLVFVTLGTGGGGGIILNGEVLNGTHSSGGEIGHIPVQSEEQRVCGCGNINCLETYSSATGLLKTMSLLDEKKQLTKDGFTTIDIFDWLKEGNALAEQAVQTTVTHLGFALAGIMNTIDVEEIVVGGGLSEAGDLLLEPLKTVIDRHVFPEIRGNYGVKKAELGNDAGIYGAVYAYLTAQQQPNER, from the coding sequence ATGGCTAAAAAAATGATCGGGATCGACATCGGCGGAACGGAAATCAAGTTCGCCCTGATCGACGTGTACGGTAACATCTCAAAAAAATGGAAAATCAAAACGGAGACGGCTGACAACGGCAACCATATCCCGAATGCCATCATCCGCGCCATCAACGAAGAAATTTTGAACGGAACTGACGGCACGAAAGACATCATCGGTATCGGCATCGGCGTTCCGGGTCCGATTTCCCAGAACGGGGAATTGGTCGTAAAGGCCGTCAACTTGGGATGGTCGGACATGCCATTGAAATTGGTGATCGAGAAGGAATTGCAGCTGCCGGTCATTCTGCTCAACGATGCCAATGCGGCGGCTTTGGGTGAAATGTGGAAGGGAGCGGCCAGAGGAAAAGCGAATCTGGTGTTTGTGACTTTGGGAACCGGAGGCGGAGGCGGCATCATCCTGAACGGCGAGGTCCTGAACGGCACCCATTCATCCGGCGGGGAAATCGGGCATATCCCTGTCCAATCGGAAGAACAGCGGGTTTGCGGATGCGGCAACATCAACTGCCTGGAGACCTATTCATCCGCAACCGGACTGCTGAAGACGATGAGCCTGCTCGATGAAAAGAAGCAGCTGACGAAGGACGGCTTCACGACCATCGATATTTTCGACTGGCTCAAAGAAGGCAATGCATTGGCTGAACAAGCTGTCCAAACAACCGTCACGCATCTGGGCTTTGCCTTGGCGGGGATCATGAACACAATCGATGTGGAAGAGATTGTGGTAGGAGGAGGGCTTTCCGAAGCTGGCGACTTGTTGCTGGAGCCGTTGAAAACGGTCATCGATCGGCATGTGTTTCCGGAAATCAGAGGCAATTACGGTGTGAAAAAAGCGGAACTCGGCAATGATGCCGGCATTTATGGCGCCGTCTACGCCTACTTGACGGCACAACAGCAACCGAACGAGCGTTAA
- a CDS encoding sugar phosphate isomerase/epimerase — MKLGLVTSILDQSDFEEMIDIVAENGLDCVEVACWPAGKAERRYAGVSHIDTESLTQEKADELNAYASSKGVEISALAYYPNPLDENAEKRRLAIDHLYSVIDAAALLEVNMVTTFIGRMPSKTVSENLAEVAKVWTPIVKHAEEKNVKIAIENCPMLFTEDEWPGGQNLMTTPALFRKVFEVLDSDHIGLNFDPSHFVWQQMDYIKPLYEFKDKLFHVHYKDIKVYPEKLADVGIMATPLQYMSPKLPGLGDVDWGKYVSALTDIGYAGYTCIEVEDKAFEKDYAAVKTSVRQSAHYLRNFVQ, encoded by the coding sequence ATGAAACTAGGACTGGTTACCTCGATCCTTGATCAAAGTGATTTCGAGGAAATGATCGATATTGTTGCTGAGAACGGGCTGGATTGTGTAGAAGTCGCTTGCTGGCCCGCAGGCAAAGCGGAGCGCCGCTATGCCGGGGTATCCCATATCGATACCGAAAGCCTCACCCAAGAAAAGGCCGATGAATTGAACGCTTATGCTTCCAGCAAAGGTGTGGAAATTTCTGCTTTGGCCTACTATCCGAACCCATTGGACGAAAATGCCGAAAAACGCCGACTGGCCATCGATCATCTCTATTCGGTCATCGATGCGGCTGCGTTGCTGGAAGTCAACATGGTCACGACCTTCATCGGGCGCATGCCTTCAAAGACCGTCAGTGAAAACTTGGCGGAAGTCGCGAAGGTCTGGACACCGATCGTGAAGCATGCGGAGGAAAAGAACGTCAAAATCGCGATCGAGAATTGCCCAATGCTGTTCACGGAAGACGAGTGGCCGGGTGGACAAAATCTCATGACGACTCCAGCCTTGTTCCGGAAAGTATTCGAGGTGCTGGACAGCGATCATATCGGCTTGAACTTCGATCCTTCCCACTTTGTCTGGCAGCAGATGGACTACATCAAACCGCTTTACGAATTCAAGGATAAATTATTCCATGTCCACTACAAAGACATCAAGGTTTATCCGGAAAAATTGGCGGATGTCGGCATCATGGCGACACCGTTGCAGTACATGAGCCCGAAACTGCCTGGCTTGGGCGACGTTGATTGGGGCAAGTATGTTTCTGCTCTGACGGACATCGGCTATGCCGGCTATACCTGCATCGAAGTCGAGGATAAAGCATTCGAGAAGGATTATGCCGCAGTGAAGACATCCGTACGACAAAGCGCGCACTATTTGAGGAATTTTGTCCAGTAA
- a CDS encoding Gfo/Idh/MocA family oxidoreductase gives MLKFGIIGFGFMGQTHAETINKFDFAELIAVCDINKDQLGHAAEGVGTHLMADELLANDEINTVIIAVPNHLHLEMVKKAAQAGKDIIVEKPAAMNAEEFKEMMAVTEAAKVRFTVHHQRRWDKDYRLIKEVVDSGTLGDVYTIKNALYGFNGNMHDWHIYPEFGGGMLYDWGVHLLDQMLWMIPGKLTTVYADVRNVINKEVDDYFNIQLHFDSGISGQVELGTYYLTDKETWFERHWFVGGNKGSAYVDGFHPEGKIVRTSALLKNVPGKITMTAAGPTRSFGPAPEGRLVSEPLPEVTVNHDMFFEHYNKYVNGEEELVVQPTQILRLMSLLDAIRVSAKEHRSVSFE, from the coding sequence ATGTTGAAATTTGGTATCATCGGTTTCGGATTCATGGGTCAAACCCATGCCGAAACCATCAATAAATTTGATTTCGCGGAATTGATCGCAGTCTGCGACATCAACAAGGATCAACTCGGACATGCAGCGGAAGGTGTGGGAACGCACCTGATGGCGGATGAGTTGTTGGCGAACGACGAAATCAACACAGTCATCATCGCAGTCCCGAACCATCTGCATTTGGAAATGGTCAAAAAAGCTGCGCAAGCAGGAAAAGACATCATCGTCGAGAAACCGGCCGCGATGAATGCGGAAGAATTCAAGGAAATGATGGCCGTAACGGAAGCCGCCAAAGTGCGCTTCACGGTCCATCACCAGCGCCGCTGGGACAAAGACTACCGCCTGATCAAGGAAGTCGTCGACAGCGGTACGCTCGGAGATGTCTACACGATCAAGAATGCTTTGTACGGCTTCAACGGCAATATGCACGATTGGCATATTTATCCGGAGTTCGGTGGCGGCATGCTCTACGATTGGGGCGTACATCTGCTGGATCAGATGCTCTGGATGATTCCCGGCAAGTTGACGACTGTATATGCGGATGTCCGCAATGTAATCAACAAAGAAGTCGATGATTACTTCAATATCCAGCTGCATTTTGACAGCGGCATCAGCGGACAAGTCGAACTGGGAACGTATTACCTGACCGACAAGGAAACTTGGTTCGAACGCCACTGGTTTGTCGGAGGCAACAAAGGCAGCGCTTATGTCGATGGATTCCATCCGGAAGGCAAAATCGTCCGGACATCAGCGTTGCTGAAGAATGTTCCCGGAAAAATCACAATGACCGCTGCCGGCCCGACCCGCTCATTCGGTCCCGCCCCGGAAGGACGTCTTGTTTCGGAGCCGCTTCCGGAAGTCACTGTCAATCATGACATGTTTTTCGAGCACTACAACAAATATGTGAACGGTGAAGAAGAATTGGTTGTGCAACCAACACAAATCCTGCGCTTGATGAGCCTGCTTGATGCCATCCGCGTATCCGCGAAAGAGCACAGATCCGTATCATTCGAATAA
- a CDS encoding DUF6379 domain-containing protein: MFDNNVFKKDTCKNIVENGTTIGYGLQTLITYYRGIPLSMVEFVKVAVDGVEEEPTAIQISIDEEDWFTLKEAATVSSYKWEYGEPLHIRVMKEGGLAKGNHDVALTIATRTAYIPVPLVGMKERTVTI, translated from the coding sequence ATGTTTGATAACAATGTATTCAAAAAAGATACCTGCAAAAATATCGTAGAAAACGGCACGACAATCGGTTACGGACTGCAGACACTGATCACTTACTACCGTGGGATTCCTTTGTCGATGGTAGAATTCGTAAAAGTCGCTGTCGATGGCGTAGAGGAAGAACCAACCGCAATCCAGATTTCGATCGATGAGGAAGATTGGTTCACTCTGAAGGAAGCTGCGACAGTCTCTTCCTACAAATGGGAATACGGTGAACCCCTGCATATCCGCGTGATGAAAGAGGGCGGATTGGCGAAAGGCAACCATGATGTGGCTTTGACGATCGCCACAAGAACGGCCTATATCCCGGTGCCGTTGGTCGGAATGAAAGAGCGCACAGTCACGATATAA
- a CDS encoding TIM barrel protein, with the protein MARIKTAVSLYSLQDEYLNKRMNLEDLMTLLKDLKVEGVEMLPDQMIKNAPHPSQDEVDHWHALLDQTGVKPVIADVFLNSNLYNNRMLTKKECIDLLIQEIKQANRLGMKMIRLVSMVPYWVCEPLLPYCKEYDVTIALEIHAGMAFDGPETLAFIEEMKRLDSPYIGLVIDTGIFCSRFPRVVRAYEVNNGASPEMFDYLDSLFEKGTDLHRVVKENGGTYPDDFKQVIKTKEDHMFAPLCDGYENYPFSVMDEYMPYIKHFHIKMFEMTPEGPEYSMDYKGLLEYLHEHQYDGYVATEYEGNRFILPGEPMQEIQQVIANQQYLQACLKEIQG; encoded by the coding sequence ATGGCAAGAATCAAAACTGCTGTCAGTCTGTACAGCCTGCAGGACGAATATCTGAACAAAAGAATGAACTTGGAAGATCTGATGACCTTACTGAAAGATCTTAAAGTCGAAGGCGTGGAAATGTTGCCGGATCAGATGATCAAAAATGCGCCGCATCCATCCCAAGACGAAGTTGATCACTGGCACGCGCTGCTTGACCAAACCGGCGTGAAACCGGTCATTGCCGATGTCTTCTTGAACTCCAACCTCTACAATAACCGCATGCTGACGAAAAAAGAATGCATCGATTTGCTGATCCAAGAAATCAAGCAGGCAAACCGTTTGGGCATGAAAATGATCCGCTTGGTTTCGATGGTCCCTTACTGGGTCTGCGAACCGTTGCTGCCTTACTGCAAAGAGTACGACGTTACCATTGCCCTCGAAATTCATGCAGGCATGGCTTTCGACGGACCGGAAACGCTTGCGTTCATCGAAGAGATGAAACGTCTGGACTCCCCGTATATCGGACTGGTCATCGACACTGGGATCTTCTGCAGCAGATTCCCACGCGTTGTCCGTGCCTACGAGGTCAACAATGGCGCCAGCCCGGAAATGTTCGATTACCTGGATAGCTTGTTCGAAAAAGGTACGGACCTGCACCGCGTCGTCAAAGAGAACGGCGGCACTTATCCGGATGATTTCAAACAAGTCATCAAAACCAAAGAAGACCACATGTTTGCGCCGTTGTGCGATGGCTATGAAAACTATCCATTTTCAGTGATGGATGAATACATGCCGTACATCAAGCATTTCCATATCAAAATGTTCGAAATGACTCCTGAGGGACCGGAATACTCGATGGATTACAAAGGCTTACTGGAGTATCTCCATGAGCACCAGTACGATGGCTATGTGGCGACTGAATACGAAGGCAACCGCTTCATCTTACCTGGTGAGCCGATGCAGGAAATCCAGCAAGTCATCGCCAACCAGCAATATCTGCAAGCTTGTTTGAAAGAAATCCAAGGGTAG
- a CDS encoding DUF6379 domain-containing protein → MLEKECIQSRGFKNTVVDQEVIGFQFDIRLMYYRGLWLSQLRPIHIKVDGEAVRLEDISWEINGKLYKQDELKEIGDIQWNVLEPASIHVNVLGGLTTGYHDIEIDHRFSSSYMPPDMDEVLSYGNHKRKLLLVS, encoded by the coding sequence ATGCTGGAAAAAGAATGCATTCAATCCAGAGGGTTTAAAAATACAGTAGTGGATCAGGAAGTGATTGGTTTTCAGTTTGATATTCGCCTGATGTATTATAGAGGATTATGGCTATCCCAGCTTAGACCCATCCATATAAAGGTTGACGGAGAAGCAGTCCGATTAGAGGACATCTCTTGGGAAATAAACGGAAAGCTATACAAACAAGATGAATTGAAGGAAATTGGGGACATCCAATGGAATGTTTTGGAGCCAGCTTCCATCCATGTAAATGTCTTAGGCGGCTTAACAACAGGATATCACGATATTGAAATCGATCACAGATTCAGTTCGTCATATATGCCCCCTGATATGGACGAAGTACTGAGTTATGGGAATCATAAAAGGAAATTGCTGTTAGTTTCGTAA